Within the Gracilinema caldarium DSM 7334 genome, the region AACCCGCTGGACTCAGTAATGTGGAGAGTCAAATACTCAGTGGTGTAGCAACCTTGTATCCGGAACTATTTAGCCATCTTACCACCTTCTGTGAAGTCTATACTAGTTATATTGATGAAACCCTGGATACTATTGAACGGGAACTGCAGTTCTATATCACCTATCTGGATTACATACAACCAATCCTGGATGCAGGTTTGCCCTTCTGTTATCCTGATTTTGATACCTCTAAAAACCTTGATATTCTGGAACTCTATGACCTGGTCCTGGCAAAAAAACTAAGAAGCCCCTCTACCTCAGTGGTTACTAATGACCTTGACATATCTGGTGAAGAACGAATTGTGGTGATCACCGGTCCTAACCAGGGAGGAAAGACCACCTTTGCTCGAGCTGTAGGACAGTTACATCATCTGGGGGCCCTTGGGTTTCCCGTTCCAGCCCGCAGAGCTCATCTGCTATTAATCGATGCCATCTACACCCATTTTGAACGGGAAGAAACCACAAAAAGCCAACGGGGCCGGCTCCACGAAGAACTCATCGCTTTGCATAATCATCTCAAGCAAGCCACCGATACGAGTCTCTTTATTTTGAATGAAGTCTTTTCATCAACCACCTTACAAGATGCTCTGTATTTAGGAACTCGGATTCTGGAGCAGATTCTGAAACTCGATGCCATTGCTATCAGTGTAACCTTTCTGGATGAGCTTGCAACCTTGAACGATCATGTGGTTAGTATGGTTACCAGCATCGATCCGGCAGATCCCTCCATCAGAACCTTTAAGGTTATCCGCAGACCAGCGGACGGTCTGGCTTATGCACGGTCTATTGCTGAAAAATACCATCTTACCTACGAATGGCTGCACAAACGGTTTCAAAACAAAGAGTATTGCATAGCTGATAAAAGACAAAATCGGTGTCTGGTTACTACCGTAACCGAGGAGGTTCAGAGATGAAAGTGCATTTATTACATGAAAATACCGATTTTGATACAGCGGCTTCTCTCCCTCCTCAAACAGATGCTCTCATGCAGGACCTGGACTTGGACATCCTCATCCGGGCCATGTCCGATGATGACAAATATCTGGCAGAGGTTGCAAAAAGCGTGCTGTTCCAAAGCCTTTTAGAAAAGGACCACATACTTTACCGACAGGAAATTCTACAGGATGCCATAGATAATGAAGGACCGCTTCGGGACCTCTACGCCCTAGCCAATGAGGCCATAGAAGCAAAGCGGCATAGTTGGTTCAGCATGTTTGGAGCCTATCCCAGTTCCATTTTGTACGGTTCAGTCCGGCTGTTACAAATGTATGTACCCATTCTGGAGCAGCTTCGAAAATGGACAAAACAATATCAGCAGCTGTTCCGGTCCCGGGGGCTCCGCCGGTTCTGCCTCATGATACAGGAAGAATTGAACGACGACTATATGAAAAATCTCGTATTGTATCTTAAGGAACTCCAGTTTATCGATGGGGTCATGATCAGTGCAGGACTGAAGGCAGGGAATGAACCT harbors:
- a CDS encoding MutS-related protein: MISISLLFPDPQDPRRLESQDMPDYFIDLNLDQILTTITNSLPDYGLESVFYQNLHSLDEIRYRQQIFQDLEQPELLQGFRTFSSTLRSVRRTLSSLEKLYNPWHRRGWFLESARVYQDAVEGLYSILQHISLHSKGFLALREYLSSYRASAQFQNLQTEIESLTRDLSSIRYSIVIKGLTVRVKKYEGEPDYSSDIESFFSRFRQGDTKTYLVKMNEPAGLSNVESQILSGVATLYPELFSHLTTFCEVYTSYIDETLDTIERELQFYITYLDYIQPILDAGLPFCYPDFDTSKNLDILELYDLVLAKKLRSPSTSVVTNDLDISGEERIVVITGPNQGGKTTFARAVGQLHHLGALGFPVPARRAHLLLIDAIYTHFEREETTKSQRGRLHEELIALHNHLKQATDTSLFILNEVFSSTTLQDALYLGTRILEQILKLDAIAISVTFLDELATLNDHVVSMVTSIDPADPSIRTFKVIRRPADGLAYARSIAEKYHLTYEWLHKRFQNKEYCIADKRQNRCLVTTVTEEVQR